In one window of Solanum pennellii chromosome 2, SPENNV200 DNA:
- the LOC107009132 gene encoding uncharacterized protein LOC107009132, whose protein sequence is MSAYNAFKACAPVAWSPNLYITLVRGIPGTRRLHRRTLEALRLGKCNRTVMRWNTPTVRGMIQQVKRLVVVETEEMYNARKEKLANQKALRPPLVVNHHAAPAGDPVQ, encoded by the exons ATGAGTGCTTACAACGCTTTTAAAGCTTGTGCTCCAGTTGCATGGAGCCCTAATCTATACATAACCCTTGTAAGGGGTATACCAGGCACTAGGAGGCTCCACAGGCGTACCCTTGAGGCATTGCGTCTTGGCAAATGCAACCGGACTGTAATGCGATGGAACACACCTACTGTTAGGGGAATGATTCAGCAG GTGAAAAGATTGGTTGTCGTTGAGACAGAAGAGATGTACAATGCACGTAAGGAGAAATTAGCTAATCAGAAAGCTCTACGTCCTCCTTTGGTTGTAAATCATCACGCGGCCCCTGCAGGTGATCCAGTTCAGTAA
- the LOC107011388 gene encoding uncharacterized protein LOC107011388 isoform X1 produces the protein MLLLLVFFPYLASLIACSLIWEVENIFGLHTGWYITNCCFYYYVHLNEVTGYSLSMEYDNEEHGFISVPAPEFGAIFMSNIATKRECFKHSVFGLPLSMGNFVKEVKKGMILFLFEYERRQLFGVYRAISDGGMNIVPHAFSSSGKQFSAQVQFEPIWRCSPLSEDEFRDAIRENYFSARKFHFGLSDEQVHRLLRLFSSRKLKNKLPLRKLTTGVSNGIDEDHIMVSNKSYTLSGGFNIKRSNADLRPLLSRGHPRSFHGVKRVPDDMFPIEHREKNEYIVDSAEHLYYNDKKRKIGYDEALSRDNAAEDKLHVHSPTEELGFPGDDEWSLNDRVKRKHKINTNCTPAPSNYMEDSDLRRTVHDANLVVRDQIVKENNMDSNFGPGRSNESDNARTRLGAHYAGFSRNNNVDGVHSMDNSHEPSLSRKNRSDPFWNVGTASDNWPKTLDDRVRGKKSHLDPDINPTIVSERFVNSPYKKKGMHKDGRLFRREISGNESKFRTGIIREFDHQEATDDDVCFLSRRKGANEKCADRFLIPTASNGNSAYAGDVGRQMAEVGSYPMNDFDGLVPGTENLKRPLSGADCTVYSPMKKRTPGYSTKFLAGTEFPQSTEGQNLGQSCSKFHDATITRVMPYKDELANSCYGHTETYEVEQGSIFVRGPPSSNVYRENNFASSKGISSPYSHPEFTKKGLESASEGGKMVLLSQDGFSNPLINVGISESVEPNRSGSFGNRTAFISRASIVPQLTRHDINEGETWRFSSQAALGSIARNSFSGNYQCADEQIADGHVIWQGSDATHVGRRSRSPNTSWLLQGNVLTNLDYANRPGADVVNDEYENNRLTKIVHSDSRNSRRSVFSRLSLAPKVHKPREQEFDYSMSFDEHYMDTTVDEIMDLLYEDQKIVPKKPLNRKPFIRKVGSGETNRSGKHASVVKNDAEQTADSMTRVLKESSNEVLEETMNHILAETRMVDFKRRRETNRTSEQSTVKLNKEEETNANEYTVLQNAQGNSSQTAVAKDSADKPFKRRKLVRPVFDENNCRSDLNHQLPCQTLDTAKTGNSDSIEVQPAL, from the exons ATGCTTCTCCTGcttgttttttttccttatctAGCCTCTTTAATTGCATGTTCACTTATTTGGgaagttgaaaatatatttGGGCTCCATACTGGTTGGTATATCACCAATTGTTGTTTTTACTATTATGTGCATTTAAATGAAGTGACAGGATATAGTTTGTCAATGGAGTATGACAATGAAGAACATGGTTTTATTAGTGTTCCGGCTCCTGAGTTTGGTGCAATTTTTATGTCAAACATTGCAACAAAGAGAGAGTGCTTTAAGCATAGTGTCTTTGGCCTTCCATTGTCCATGGGTAATTTTGTGAAGGAGGTCAAAAAAGGAATGATCCTGTTCCTATTTGAATATGAAAGGAGACAGCTTTTTGGAGTGTATCGGGCTATCTCAGACGGTGGAATGAACATTGTACCCCATGCATTTAGTTCTTCTGGGAAGCAGTTTTCTGCGCAG GTCCAATTTGAGCCGATTTGGCGTTGTAGTCCACTATCTGAAGATGAGTTCCGTGATGCCATTAGGGAGAACTACTTTTCAGCAAGGAAGTTCCACTTTGGTCTGTCTGATGAGCAG GTTCATAGGCTTCTTAGATTGTTTAGTTCAAGAAAGTTAAAGAATAAGTTACCCCTGAGAAAGCTCACAACTGGAGTGAGCAATGGAATTGACGAAGACCATATAATGGTCAGTAACAAATCCTATACATTAAGCGGTGGCTTTAATATCAAACGTTCTAATGCTGATTTAAGGCCTTTGCTGTCAAGAGGACATCCAAGGTCATTCCATGGAGTAAAAAGAGTCCCCGATGATATGTTTCCAATTGAGCACAGAGAGAAGAATGAATATATAGTTGATTCTGCTGAACATCTCTACTATAATgataagaagagaaaaataggTTATGATGAAGCATTATCGAGGGATAATGCTGCAGAAGATAAGCTTCATGTTCATTCGCCCACTGAAGAATTAGGATTTCCTGGAGATGATGAGTGGTCTTTGAATGACAGGGTAAAGAGGAAGcataaaataaacacaaattGTACTCCTGCCCCCTCCAACTACATGGAAGATTCTGACCTCAGAAGAACAGTTCATGATGCAAATTTAGTGGTAAGAGATCAGATAGTAAAGGAAAATAACATGGATAGTAATTTTGGTCCGGGCAGATCAAATGAGTCAGACAATGCTAGAACTAGACTTGGTGCTCATTATGCTGGTTTTTCAAGGAACAATAATGTGGATGGAGTACATAGCATGGATAATTCTCATGAGCCTTCCCTTTCTAGGAAGAATAGAAGTGATCCCTTTTGGAATGTTGGAACTGCAAGTGATAATTGGCCGAAGACCTTGGATGATAGAGTACGGGGGAAAAAGAGCCATTTGGACCCTGATATTAATCCTACAATTGTGTCTGAGCGCTTTGTGAACTCACCCTACAAGAAAAAAGGAATGCATAAAGATGGTAGATTATTCAGAAGAGAGATAAGCGGAAATGAATCTAAGTTTCGTACAGGAATCATAAGAGAGTTTGATCATCAAGAGGCCACTGATGATGATGTATGCTTCCTTTCTAGGCGTAAAGGAGCAAATGAAAAATGTGCTGACAGATTTCTTATCCCAACTGCTTCAAATGGGAACTCCGCCTATGCCGGAGATGTAGGTAGACAAATGGCTGAAGTTGGTAGTTATCCAATGAATGATTTTGATGGGTTGGTCCCTGGTACAGAGAACTTAAAGAGGCCTCTCTCCGGGGCTGATTGTACTGTGTACTCTCCAATGAAGAAAAGAACCCCAGGGTACTCCACCAAATTTCTTGCTGGAACAGAATTTCCTCAGTCAACAGAGGGACAAAATCTTGGTCAGTCTTGCTCTAAATTCCATGATGCAACAATTACAAGAGTCATGCCATATAAGGATGAGCTAGCAAATTCTTGTTATGGACATACCGAGACATACGAAGTTGAACAGGGTTCAATCTTTGTGCGAGGGCCACCTTCTTCCAATGTGTATAGAGAGAATAACTTTGCATCATCTAAAGGTATATCTTCTCCATATTCCCATCCTGAATTTACAAAGAAGGGCCTGGAATCAGCTTCTGAAGGTGGAAAAATGGTTCTGCTTTCGCAAGATGGGTTCAGCAATCCTCTTATAAATGTTGGAATTTCTGAGTCGGTGGAACCGAATAGGTCTGGTTCTTTTGGTAATAGAACTGCTTTCATTTCAAGGGCATCTATTGTTCCACAGTTAACTAGGCATGATATTAATGAGGGTGAAACTTGGAGATTTTCATCTCAAGCTGCCCTTGGTTCAATTGCTAGAAATTCCTTTTCTGGTAATTATCAATGTGCGGATGAGCAGATAGCTGATGGGCATGTTATATGGCAAGGGAGTGATGCAACTCATGTTGGAAGAAGATCTCGCTCTCCTAACACTAGTTGGTTGCTCCAAGGAAATGTTTTGACAAATCTTGACTATGCCAACAGACCTGGAGCTGATGTCGTTAATGATGAATACGAGAACAACAGATTGACGAAAATTGTTCATTCTGATTCCAGAAATTCCAGAAGAAGTGTTTTTAGTCGCTTATCTTTGGCTCCTAAAGTACATAAGCCAAGAGAACAAGAATTTGATTATAGTATGAGCTTCGATGAACATTATATGGATACAACAGTTGATGAAATCATGGACTTGTTATACGAGGATCAGAAAATTGTACCAAAAAAGCCATTGAACCGTAAACCATTTATCCGAAAAGTTGGTTCTGGTGAAACTAATAGGTCAGGAAAACATGCTTCAGTTGTCAAAAATGATGCAGAGCAGACTGCTGATTCAATGACGAGAGTTCTCAAAGAAAGTTCAaatgaagttcttgaagaaaccaTGAACCATATTCTGGCAGAGACCAGAATGGTGGATTTTAAGCGCAGGAGGGAGACGAATCGAACTTCAGAACAGAGTACTGTTAAATTAAACAAAGAAGAAGAGACAAATGCTAATGAATACACAGTCCTTCAGAATGCACAGGGAAACAGTTCTCAAACTGCAGTGGCTAAGGATTCAGCTGATAAGCCATTCAAGCGTAGGAAGCTTGTGCGTCCAGTATTTGATGAGAACAATTGTAGGAGTGATTTGAATCACCAACTTCCTTGTCAGACACTTGACACGGCTAAAACAGGTAACTCAGATTCGATCGAGGTTCAGCCCGCTCTCTAA
- the LOC107011388 gene encoding uncharacterized protein LOC107011388 isoform X2, with amino-acid sequence MEYDNEEHGFISVPAPEFGAIFMSNIATKRECFKHSVFGLPLSMGNFVKEVKKGMILFLFEYERRQLFGVYRAISDGGMNIVPHAFSSSGKQFSAQVQFEPIWRCSPLSEDEFRDAIRENYFSARKFHFGLSDEQVHRLLRLFSSRKLKNKLPLRKLTTGVSNGIDEDHIMVSNKSYTLSGGFNIKRSNADLRPLLSRGHPRSFHGVKRVPDDMFPIEHREKNEYIVDSAEHLYYNDKKRKIGYDEALSRDNAAEDKLHVHSPTEELGFPGDDEWSLNDRVKRKHKINTNCTPAPSNYMEDSDLRRTVHDANLVVRDQIVKENNMDSNFGPGRSNESDNARTRLGAHYAGFSRNNNVDGVHSMDNSHEPSLSRKNRSDPFWNVGTASDNWPKTLDDRVRGKKSHLDPDINPTIVSERFVNSPYKKKGMHKDGRLFRREISGNESKFRTGIIREFDHQEATDDDVCFLSRRKGANEKCADRFLIPTASNGNSAYAGDVGRQMAEVGSYPMNDFDGLVPGTENLKRPLSGADCTVYSPMKKRTPGYSTKFLAGTEFPQSTEGQNLGQSCSKFHDATITRVMPYKDELANSCYGHTETYEVEQGSIFVRGPPSSNVYRENNFASSKGISSPYSHPEFTKKGLESASEGGKMVLLSQDGFSNPLINVGISESVEPNRSGSFGNRTAFISRASIVPQLTRHDINEGETWRFSSQAALGSIARNSFSGNYQCADEQIADGHVIWQGSDATHVGRRSRSPNTSWLLQGNVLTNLDYANRPGADVVNDEYENNRLTKIVHSDSRNSRRSVFSRLSLAPKVHKPREQEFDYSMSFDEHYMDTTVDEIMDLLYEDQKIVPKKPLNRKPFIRKVGSGETNRSGKHASVVKNDAEQTADSMTRVLKESSNEVLEETMNHILAETRMVDFKRRRETNRTSEQSTVKLNKEEETNANEYTVLQNAQGNSSQTAVAKDSADKPFKRRKLVRPVFDENNCRSDLNHQLPCQTLDTAKTGNSDSIEVQPAL; translated from the exons ATGGAGTATGACAATGAAGAACATGGTTTTATTAGTGTTCCGGCTCCTGAGTTTGGTGCAATTTTTATGTCAAACATTGCAACAAAGAGAGAGTGCTTTAAGCATAGTGTCTTTGGCCTTCCATTGTCCATGGGTAATTTTGTGAAGGAGGTCAAAAAAGGAATGATCCTGTTCCTATTTGAATATGAAAGGAGACAGCTTTTTGGAGTGTATCGGGCTATCTCAGACGGTGGAATGAACATTGTACCCCATGCATTTAGTTCTTCTGGGAAGCAGTTTTCTGCGCAG GTCCAATTTGAGCCGATTTGGCGTTGTAGTCCACTATCTGAAGATGAGTTCCGTGATGCCATTAGGGAGAACTACTTTTCAGCAAGGAAGTTCCACTTTGGTCTGTCTGATGAGCAG GTTCATAGGCTTCTTAGATTGTTTAGTTCAAGAAAGTTAAAGAATAAGTTACCCCTGAGAAAGCTCACAACTGGAGTGAGCAATGGAATTGACGAAGACCATATAATGGTCAGTAACAAATCCTATACATTAAGCGGTGGCTTTAATATCAAACGTTCTAATGCTGATTTAAGGCCTTTGCTGTCAAGAGGACATCCAAGGTCATTCCATGGAGTAAAAAGAGTCCCCGATGATATGTTTCCAATTGAGCACAGAGAGAAGAATGAATATATAGTTGATTCTGCTGAACATCTCTACTATAATgataagaagagaaaaataggTTATGATGAAGCATTATCGAGGGATAATGCTGCAGAAGATAAGCTTCATGTTCATTCGCCCACTGAAGAATTAGGATTTCCTGGAGATGATGAGTGGTCTTTGAATGACAGGGTAAAGAGGAAGcataaaataaacacaaattGTACTCCTGCCCCCTCCAACTACATGGAAGATTCTGACCTCAGAAGAACAGTTCATGATGCAAATTTAGTGGTAAGAGATCAGATAGTAAAGGAAAATAACATGGATAGTAATTTTGGTCCGGGCAGATCAAATGAGTCAGACAATGCTAGAACTAGACTTGGTGCTCATTATGCTGGTTTTTCAAGGAACAATAATGTGGATGGAGTACATAGCATGGATAATTCTCATGAGCCTTCCCTTTCTAGGAAGAATAGAAGTGATCCCTTTTGGAATGTTGGAACTGCAAGTGATAATTGGCCGAAGACCTTGGATGATAGAGTACGGGGGAAAAAGAGCCATTTGGACCCTGATATTAATCCTACAATTGTGTCTGAGCGCTTTGTGAACTCACCCTACAAGAAAAAAGGAATGCATAAAGATGGTAGATTATTCAGAAGAGAGATAAGCGGAAATGAATCTAAGTTTCGTACAGGAATCATAAGAGAGTTTGATCATCAAGAGGCCACTGATGATGATGTATGCTTCCTTTCTAGGCGTAAAGGAGCAAATGAAAAATGTGCTGACAGATTTCTTATCCCAACTGCTTCAAATGGGAACTCCGCCTATGCCGGAGATGTAGGTAGACAAATGGCTGAAGTTGGTAGTTATCCAATGAATGATTTTGATGGGTTGGTCCCTGGTACAGAGAACTTAAAGAGGCCTCTCTCCGGGGCTGATTGTACTGTGTACTCTCCAATGAAGAAAAGAACCCCAGGGTACTCCACCAAATTTCTTGCTGGAACAGAATTTCCTCAGTCAACAGAGGGACAAAATCTTGGTCAGTCTTGCTCTAAATTCCATGATGCAACAATTACAAGAGTCATGCCATATAAGGATGAGCTAGCAAATTCTTGTTATGGACATACCGAGACATACGAAGTTGAACAGGGTTCAATCTTTGTGCGAGGGCCACCTTCTTCCAATGTGTATAGAGAGAATAACTTTGCATCATCTAAAGGTATATCTTCTCCATATTCCCATCCTGAATTTACAAAGAAGGGCCTGGAATCAGCTTCTGAAGGTGGAAAAATGGTTCTGCTTTCGCAAGATGGGTTCAGCAATCCTCTTATAAATGTTGGAATTTCTGAGTCGGTGGAACCGAATAGGTCTGGTTCTTTTGGTAATAGAACTGCTTTCATTTCAAGGGCATCTATTGTTCCACAGTTAACTAGGCATGATATTAATGAGGGTGAAACTTGGAGATTTTCATCTCAAGCTGCCCTTGGTTCAATTGCTAGAAATTCCTTTTCTGGTAATTATCAATGTGCGGATGAGCAGATAGCTGATGGGCATGTTATATGGCAAGGGAGTGATGCAACTCATGTTGGAAGAAGATCTCGCTCTCCTAACACTAGTTGGTTGCTCCAAGGAAATGTTTTGACAAATCTTGACTATGCCAACAGACCTGGAGCTGATGTCGTTAATGATGAATACGAGAACAACAGATTGACGAAAATTGTTCATTCTGATTCCAGAAATTCCAGAAGAAGTGTTTTTAGTCGCTTATCTTTGGCTCCTAAAGTACATAAGCCAAGAGAACAAGAATTTGATTATAGTATGAGCTTCGATGAACATTATATGGATACAACAGTTGATGAAATCATGGACTTGTTATACGAGGATCAGAAAATTGTACCAAAAAAGCCATTGAACCGTAAACCATTTATCCGAAAAGTTGGTTCTGGTGAAACTAATAGGTCAGGAAAACATGCTTCAGTTGTCAAAAATGATGCAGAGCAGACTGCTGATTCAATGACGAGAGTTCTCAAAGAAAGTTCAaatgaagttcttgaagaaaccaTGAACCATATTCTGGCAGAGACCAGAATGGTGGATTTTAAGCGCAGGAGGGAGACGAATCGAACTTCAGAACAGAGTACTGTTAAATTAAACAAAGAAGAAGAGACAAATGCTAATGAATACACAGTCCTTCAGAATGCACAGGGAAACAGTTCTCAAACTGCAGTGGCTAAGGATTCAGCTGATAAGCCATTCAAGCGTAGGAAGCTTGTGCGTCCAGTATTTGATGAGAACAATTGTAGGAGTGATTTGAATCACCAACTTCCTTGTCAGACACTTGACACGGCTAAAACAGGTAACTCAGATTCGATCGAGGTTCAGCCCGCTCTCTAA